A portion of the Burkholderia sp. GAS332 genome contains these proteins:
- a CDS encoding molybdate/tungstate transport system substrate-binding protein, with translation MIRKLLASFVVVAGVATAAPAFAQDDTVNVLYAGSLVNLMERSVGPAFEKATGQHFRGYAAGSNKIANEIKGKLRRGDVFISASPKVNTSLMGQANGDHVTWYVNFAESPLMIGYNPQSKFAADFKNKRWDQVLQEPGIRIGRTDPKLDPKGAFTVEMMTKAAELYHQPDLVEKTLGAAENPAQVLPEETLVGRLQSGQLDAGFFYSTETSDLKIPAIQPAPELQAKASYTLTILSDAPNRAGASSFVDFLLSAQGRALLKQHGVDVIKPTVTGNVQAMPPSVQAVIDAAQ, from the coding sequence ATGATTCGCAAGCTGCTCGCATCTTTCGTGGTCGTCGCCGGCGTGGCGACGGCCGCGCCCGCCTTTGCGCAGGACGACACGGTCAACGTGCTGTACGCCGGCTCGCTCGTCAATCTGATGGAGCGCAGCGTGGGCCCGGCCTTCGAAAAGGCCACCGGCCAGCACTTCCGCGGCTACGCGGCGGGTTCGAACAAGATCGCGAACGAGATCAAGGGCAAGCTGCGCCGCGGCGATGTGTTCATTAGCGCAAGCCCAAAGGTGAATACCAGCCTGATGGGCCAGGCGAACGGTGACCACGTCACGTGGTACGTGAACTTCGCCGAATCGCCTTTGATGATTGGCTACAACCCGCAAAGCAAGTTCGCGGCGGACTTCAAGAACAAGCGCTGGGATCAGGTATTGCAGGAGCCGGGCATCCGTATCGGCCGTACCGATCCGAAGCTCGATCCGAAGGGCGCATTCACCGTCGAGATGATGACCAAGGCCGCCGAGCTCTACCATCAGCCGGACCTCGTCGAGAAGACACTGGGCGCCGCCGAAAATCCCGCACAGGTTTTGCCTGAGGAAACCCTGGTGGGCCGCCTGCAATCCGGCCAGCTCGATGCCGGCTTCTTCTACTCGACCGAAACGTCCGACCTGAAAATCCCGGCGATCCAGCCGGCGCCCGAATTGCAGGCCAAAGCGAGCTACACGCTGACGATTCTCAGCGATGCACCGAACCGTGCGGGCGCGAGCAGCTTCGTCGACTTCCTGCTGAGCGCGCAAGGGCGCGCGCTGCTCAAGCAGCACGGCGTGGATGTGATCAAACCGACCGTTACCGGCAACGTGCAAGCGATGCCGCCTTCGGTACAAGCCGTGATCGACGCCGCGCAATAA
- a CDS encoding molybdate transport system regulatory protein — translation MRIRNGDAVALGPGKVELLEAVREYGSISAAARSLGMSYRRAWLLIDELNRSLKAPATHSEQGGQSGGGCTLTPVGERIIHLYREVEVEAQRSCAKQIAELTKLIRS, via the coding sequence ATGCGCATCCGCAACGGCGATGCCGTCGCGCTCGGGCCGGGCAAAGTCGAACTGCTCGAAGCCGTGCGCGAATACGGCTCGATCTCGGCGGCGGCGCGCAGCCTCGGCATGTCGTACCGGCGCGCCTGGCTGCTGATCGACGAGCTGAACCGCTCGCTCAAAGCGCCCGCCACCCACTCGGAGCAGGGCGGTCAAAGCGGTGGAGGCTGTACGCTGACGCCGGTGGGCGAACGGATTATTCACCTGTACCGAGAGGTCGAAGTCGAAGCGCAACGAAGCTGCGCGAAACAGATCGCCGAGTTGACCAAACTGATTCGCTCCTGA
- a CDS encoding transcriptional regulator, LysR family, protein MRKLELRHIHAFVCVAKHLHFSRAADELGITAPTLTKLIQEAERLLGVRLFHRTKRSVALSAAGSAYLAEALSALDHLARGEERAILAERGELGRIEVGYVASAAYAGVLQRAVGGFRTQYPGVDISIREVPMDSAAEMLRDGLLDAAYVRPPMPLVDGIQATTVHRDTFVLALPESCALADLPDIKPSQLRDQCFVLPEQESGTFEVARRGRFSPRLGSRPGTLAAVLACVSLGGNVAVVPHTLAGCIALPGVVYRNIAGKPIASEIAIAYRKFERTPAVQAFLAFARTR, encoded by the coding sequence ATGCGAAAGCTCGAACTCCGCCATATCCACGCCTTCGTTTGCGTTGCGAAGCATCTGCACTTCTCCCGCGCCGCGGATGAATTAGGCATCACGGCACCGACGCTAACCAAGCTAATCCAGGAAGCGGAACGGCTGCTCGGCGTGCGGCTCTTTCATCGCACCAAGCGGTCGGTGGCATTGAGTGCGGCAGGCAGTGCCTATCTTGCCGAAGCGCTCAGCGCGCTCGATCACCTCGCGCGCGGCGAAGAGCGCGCGATACTCGCCGAACGCGGCGAGTTGGGAAGGATCGAAGTCGGGTATGTGGCTTCGGCCGCCTATGCCGGCGTATTGCAACGGGCGGTCGGCGGTTTCCGCACCCAATATCCGGGCGTCGACATCTCGATTCGCGAGGTGCCGATGGACAGCGCGGCCGAGATGCTGCGCGACGGCCTGCTCGACGCAGCCTACGTGCGCCCGCCGATGCCACTCGTCGACGGCATTCAGGCGACCACCGTCCACCGCGATACATTCGTCCTCGCCCTGCCGGAAAGTTGTGCACTGGCTGACTTGCCGGACATCAAGCCGTCGCAACTGCGCGACCAGTGTTTCGTGTTGCCGGAACAGGAATCCGGCACCTTCGAGGTCGCCCGGCGCGGGCGTTTTTCGCCACGACTGGGGTCACGGCCCGGCACGCTCGCGGCGGTTCTGGCCTGCGTATCGCTCGGCGGCAATGTGGCGGTCGTGCCGCATACGCTGGCGGGTTGCATCGCATTGCCGGGCGTCGTCTACCGAAACATCGCCGGCAAACCCATCGCCTCGGAAATCGCCATTGCCTATCGAAAGTTCGAACGGACGCCCGCCGTGCAGGCGTTTCTGGCGTTCGCGCGCACCCGCTAA
- a CDS encoding sigma54 specific transcriptional regulator, Fis family — MNTTCTPVETERTVLYVSNSPDQDLASFLAASGWQVMHARNTATAERLIERGNIKVGLVELPSDCTSQYLSVLASCMRRVETNWVAQIAPGQAENELVSRFILDYCFDFVTRPWLNDRLVFALGHAHGLSSLRHAPVAPEPSLGRHGMVGQCEAMQQLYRRIDKCSATEAPVFVAGESGTGKELTARAIHERSPRAGQAFVAINCAAIPPSLLQAELFGHERGAFTGALQRKIGRIESANEGTLFLDEIGDMPHECQAVLLRFLQEGTIERLGGNGPIKVDVRVISATHVDLDRAVEDGRFRSDLYHRLCVLRLIEPPLRERGGDIKLLANYALSMYRQDGARKLRGLSSDAIVAMSNYAWPGNVRELINCVRRAVVMSEGRFITANDLGLPEADNGPAVTLAEIRSKAEKDAIEHALQRHGYRLSEAAAELGISRATLYRLIHANRLHQEPAAGRASSANGADDEAERHAQSLV; from the coding sequence ATGAATACGACTTGCACGCCTGTCGAGACCGAACGCACCGTTCTATACGTGTCGAACTCGCCCGATCAGGACCTCGCCAGCTTTCTGGCCGCATCGGGCTGGCAAGTGATGCACGCGAGGAACACGGCGACTGCCGAACGCCTGATCGAGCGCGGCAATATCAAGGTTGGCCTCGTCGAATTACCCAGCGACTGCACGTCCCAATATTTGTCCGTGCTGGCCTCCTGCATGCGGCGCGTCGAAACCAATTGGGTCGCGCAGATCGCGCCGGGCCAGGCGGAAAACGAACTGGTCAGCCGCTTCATCCTCGACTATTGCTTTGATTTCGTTACCCGGCCGTGGCTGAACGACCGGCTCGTGTTCGCGCTCGGCCACGCGCACGGGCTGTCGAGCCTGCGGCACGCGCCCGTCGCGCCGGAGCCATCGCTCGGCCGGCACGGCATGGTTGGGCAATGCGAGGCGATGCAGCAGCTATACCGGCGCATCGACAAATGCAGCGCGACCGAAGCGCCGGTGTTCGTCGCCGGCGAATCGGGCACCGGCAAGGAACTGACCGCCCGTGCGATTCATGAGCGCTCGCCGCGCGCCGGCCAGGCGTTTGTCGCGATCAATTGCGCGGCCATTCCGCCGAGCCTGCTGCAAGCCGAATTGTTCGGCCACGAGCGTGGTGCCTTTACCGGTGCGTTACAGCGCAAGATCGGCCGGATCGAAAGTGCGAACGAAGGCACCCTGTTTCTGGATGAAATCGGTGACATGCCGCACGAGTGCCAGGCCGTGCTGCTGCGCTTCCTGCAGGAAGGCACCATCGAACGGCTGGGCGGCAATGGGCCGATCAAAGTCGACGTACGGGTGATTTCAGCGACGCACGTCGATCTGGACCGAGCCGTCGAAGACGGCCGCTTCCGCTCCGACCTGTATCACCGCCTGTGCGTGCTGCGGCTTATCGAGCCGCCGTTGCGCGAGCGCGGCGGCGACATCAAGCTGCTCGCCAACTACGCGCTCAGCATGTACCGGCAGGACGGCGCGCGCAAATTGCGCGGGCTGTCGAGCGACGCGATCGTCGCCATGTCGAACTATGCGTGGCCGGGCAACGTGCGCGAGCTGATCAACTGCGTGCGCCGCGCCGTGGTGATGAGCGAGGGCCGCTTTATCACGGCAAACGACCTCGGCTTGCCGGAAGCCGACAACGGGCCGGCAGTGACGCTGGCGGAGATCCGCAGCAAGGCCGAAAAGGACGCCATCGAGCACGCGTTGCAGCGGCACGGCTATCGACTATCCGAGGCCGCGGCCGAGCTCGGCATTTCGCGGGCCACACTGTATCGCCTGATCCATGCAAACCGGCTGCATCAGGAACCGGCGGCCGGGCGCGCGTCGAGCGCCAACGGCGCGGACGACGAAGCGGAGCGGCACGCGCAATCGCTGGTTTGA
- a CDS encoding nitrogen fixation protein NifQ — protein sequence MSDEPLSPAVSVTASRPAPLRAPLDARVAERTTKWLAAATDAALPDTQLFARLIAARDVRDEFALLGLAQPVWRALLARHFVHAAALAAVPAPLSALPPVDTSEHAAFVDTLRALLLTYSGSTVDANDAHCLASIIAHACLRPDHLWRDLGLAGREEVTWMLTRYFPTLVGLNVDNLRWKKFLAQQRALSLGLQPGPAPGCPGCEDYGHCFPDHP from the coding sequence ATGTCTGACGAACCGCTTTCGCCTGCTGTTAGCGTTACTGCGTCCCGCCCCGCACCGCTGCGTGCGCCGCTCGATGCGCGGGTCGCCGAGCGCACGACAAAGTGGCTGGCCGCGGCCACGGACGCCGCATTGCCCGATACGCAACTGTTCGCGAGGCTGATTGCCGCGCGCGACGTGCGCGACGAGTTCGCGCTGTTGGGGTTGGCGCAGCCGGTGTGGCGCGCGCTACTGGCGCGGCACTTTGTGCACGCCGCCGCGCTCGCAGCCGTGCCAGCGCCTTTGTCTGCATTGCCGCCCGTCGACACCAGCGAACACGCGGCATTCGTCGACACGCTGCGTGCGTTGCTGCTCACGTATTCCGGTTCGACCGTCGACGCGAACGACGCCCACTGCCTCGCCTCGATCATCGCTCACGCGTGCTTGCGGCCGGATCACCTGTGGCGCGACCTCGGCCTTGCGGGCCGTGAAGAAGTCACATGGATGCTGACGCGTTATTTCCCGACGCTCGTCGGGCTGAATGTCGACAATCTGCGTTGGAAGAAATTTCTCGCCCAGCAACGCGCGCTGTCTTTAGGGCTTCAGCCCGGCCCGGCGCCCGGTTGCCCGGGCTGCGAGGACTACGGGCATTGCTTTCCGGACCACCCCTGA
- a CDS encoding Protein-S-isoprenylcysteine O-methyltransferase Ste14, with protein MTKTTPSREFDTEGCLQDDTIDGPAHAAPRADSRDGVTPAGGMREAAIEILARSAAALMLSIFTYSAVRRWLAAPTRVTLLLLVVSAFMTLGLSLFARVPIKRDWTPFAFICSVGGTFYFLAVRLSPGVQVIPEVAGAALQLLGIGWQLFAKVSLRRSFGILPANRGVVSHGAYRIVRHPMYLGYFMTDIGFLLANFGLQNMIVYGCQFALQVGRIVREERLLSHDEQYRAYRCKVRRRVIPGVF; from the coding sequence ATGACAAAGACCACACCCTCGCGGGAATTCGATACTGAGGGTTGTCTCCAGGATGACACGATCGACGGCCCGGCGCACGCAGCGCCTCGCGCCGACAGTAGAGACGGCGTGACGCCAGCTGGCGGCATGCGCGAGGCGGCGATCGAAATCCTCGCACGCAGCGCCGCGGCGCTCATGCTGAGCATCTTTACTTACTCGGCGGTCCGGCGATGGCTCGCGGCGCCCACCCGCGTCACCTTGTTGCTGCTCGTGGTGAGCGCGTTCATGACCCTCGGTTTGTCGCTGTTTGCGCGGGTGCCCATCAAACGTGACTGGACGCCTTTCGCTTTCATCTGCTCGGTGGGTGGGACGTTCTATTTTCTTGCCGTGCGGCTTTCGCCCGGCGTCCAGGTCATTCCGGAGGTGGCCGGCGCGGCGTTGCAACTGCTGGGCATTGGCTGGCAACTGTTCGCGAAGGTGTCGCTGCGCAGGTCCTTTGGCATTTTGCCCGCCAATCGCGGGGTGGTGTCTCACGGGGCTTACCGGATTGTGCGCCACCCCATGTACCTAGGGTATTTCATGACGGATATCGGGTTTTTGCTGGCGAACTTCGGGCTTCAGAACATGATTGTTTACGGGTGCCAGTTTGCGCTGCAGGTTGGGCGCATTGTGCGGGAGGAGCGGCTCCTGTCCCACGACGAACAGTATCGGGCTTACAGGTGTAAGGTGCGGCGCCGGGTGATTCCCGGCGTGTTTTGA
- a CDS encoding Oxidoreductase molybdopterin binding domain-containing protein, whose product MDSVNVVAAPAVVGALVLSGRFQRPLSFGLERLKAYESVLTTPFDLRCYTTNRFIRSVDSYRGVRLTTLISEAGLPNDVPGEFKRTVFVAVGHDGYVVTFSWHELFNTPIGENVLVAYECGGRALDAEDGAPILFSGSDILPAPRHVKRLARIEAHVLKPLA is encoded by the coding sequence ATGGATAGTGTGAATGTGGTTGCCGCGCCTGCGGTCGTTGGCGCGCTCGTCCTGAGCGGACGGTTCCAGCGCCCGCTGTCTTTCGGCCTCGAGCGGCTCAAGGCTTACGAAAGCGTGCTGACCACGCCGTTCGATCTGCGCTGCTACACGACGAACCGTTTCATCCGCAGCGTCGATTCTTACCGCGGCGTGCGTTTGACGACGTTGATCTCGGAAGCGGGTCTGCCGAACGACGTGCCGGGCGAGTTCAAGCGTACCGTGTTCGTGGCGGTGGGACACGATGGCTATGTCGTGACATTCTCGTGGCATGAACTGTTCAACACGCCGATTGGCGAGAACGTGCTGGTTGCGTACGAATGTGGTGGCCGCGCGCTCGATGCTGAAGACGGCGCGCCGATTCTGTTTTCCGGCTCGGACATTCTGCCCGCGCCGCGCCACGTCAAACGCCTCGCGCGTATCGAGGCGCATGTTCTGAAGCCTTTGGCGTAG
- a CDS encoding nicotinamide phosphoribosyltransferase translates to MQNDIKPFNDMASILSNPILNTDSYKASHYLQYPPEASAMFSYIESRGGRYDRTLFFGLQMLIKEYLCRPITEAMIGQAKAFFAGHGEPFNEAGWRYIVEHYAGYLPVRIRAVPEGSVVPTHNVLVTVECDDPQVFWLTSYLETMLMRVWYPITVATQSWHLRKTIRAYLEKSSDDLTQLPFKLHDFGARGVSSAESAAIGGAAHLVSFMGSDTVLGVVAANHYYNEAMAAFSVPAAEHSTITSWGRERETDAFRNMIATFGKPGAIVSVVSDSYDLFAALEVWGTALKQAVLDSGGTLVIRPDSGDPRTIVLQTLRALEASFGSTVNSKGRRVLNSVRVIQGDGVNPDSIETILASMDEAGFAADNIVFGMGGALLQQINRDTQRFAMKCSAIRLGDEWHDVHKDPVTDAGKRSMKGRLTLLLNRHTGEYRTATLPLAWDDRTVEGDWDEALITVFDSGKLLVDVAFSEVRKRAHAGEG, encoded by the coding sequence ATGCAAAACGATATCAAGCCGTTCAACGACATGGCGTCGATCCTGTCCAATCCGATCCTCAACACGGATTCGTACAAGGCGTCGCACTATCTGCAATATCCGCCGGAAGCGTCGGCGATGTTTTCATACATCGAGTCGCGCGGCGGGCGCTATGACCGCACGCTGTTCTTCGGCCTTCAGATGTTGATCAAGGAATATCTGTGCCGCCCCATTACGGAGGCCATGATCGGGCAGGCGAAGGCGTTTTTCGCAGGCCACGGCGAGCCGTTCAACGAAGCCGGCTGGCGCTACATCGTCGAGCACTATGCGGGTTATCTGCCGGTGCGGATTCGCGCGGTGCCGGAAGGCTCGGTCGTGCCCACGCACAACGTGCTGGTCACAGTCGAATGTGACGATCCCCAGGTGTTCTGGCTGACCTCGTATCTGGAAACGATGCTGATGCGCGTGTGGTATCCGATCACGGTCGCGACGCAAAGTTGGCATCTGCGCAAAACGATCCGCGCTTATCTGGAGAAGAGTAGCGACGATCTCACGCAATTGCCTTTCAAGCTACACGATTTCGGTGCGCGCGGCGTCTCGAGTGCGGAGTCGGCGGCGATCGGCGGGGCGGCGCATCTCGTCAGTTTCATGGGCTCGGATACGGTGCTTGGGGTGGTTGCGGCGAACCACTACTACAACGAAGCGATGGCGGCGTTTTCGGTGCCGGCCGCGGAACACAGCACGATCACGTCATGGGGGCGCGAGCGTGAAACCGATGCGTTCCGCAACATGATCGCGACGTTCGGCAAGCCGGGGGCAATCGTTTCGGTCGTCTCCGATTCCTACGACCTGTTCGCCGCGCTCGAGGTATGGGGCACGGCGTTGAAGCAGGCGGTGCTCGATTCCGGCGGCACCCTGGTAATCCGGCCCGATTCCGGCGATCCGCGCACGATTGTCCTGCAGACCCTGCGGGCGCTCGAGGCGTCGTTCGGTTCGACGGTGAACAGCAAGGGGCGGCGCGTGCTCAACAGTGTGCGCGTGATTCAGGGCGACGGCGTGAATCCGGATTCGATTGAGACGATCCTCGCGAGCATGGATGAAGCCGGTTTTGCGGCGGACAACATCGTCTTCGGCATGGGCGGCGCGTTGCTGCAGCAGATCAATCGCGATACGCAGCGGTTCGCCATGAAGTGTTCGGCCATCCGGCTTGGGGATGAATGGCACGATGTACACAAGGACCCCGTCACGGATGCCGGTAAGCGCTCGATGAAAGGGCGGCTGACGTTGCTGTTGAATCGTCACACAGGCGAGTATCGGACAGCGACGCTGCCGCTGGCTTGGGATGACCGTACCGTTGAAGGCGATTGGGACGAAGCGCTCATCACGGTGTTTGATTCTGGAAAATTGCTGGTCGACGTCGCGTTTTCCGAGGTCAGGAAGCGGGCTCACGCGGGCGAGGGTTAG
- a CDS encoding molybdate transport system permease protein — protein MVKQAVKRSTARPLLWLAALLAVYLCTPFIASVPQLGAADWPNVDWQAVWSAVGISAASASVASLVILLGGVPLGYFLARSSSRKMALLGFVVQLPLALPPLTSGVLLLFLLGPYSWVGQLTNGALTDSFAGIVLAETFVAAPFLIIAAKSAFAAVDPVLDDVAATLGHHAGSRFFRVMLPVAWPAIRAGLALAWLRAFGEFGATVMVAYHPYSLPVYTYVVFGGQGLPAMMPLLLPTLAIAIVCAALSIYSLRQKAALEQTENGDDALEPGRDLTASRGETSDRRLAFHLQRQLGAFELDIAWTPATRRLAIIGPSGSGKSLALRLIAGLESNASCSVRLGATDLSTLPPERRQIGYMPQDYGLFPHMTVAQQLAFPVDADAASARYWLDHLGLAQLVARLPHQLSFGQRQRVALARALTRHSELLLFDEPFAALDTPRRRRLQQSLRALQREIAAVTIIVTHDPDEAALLADEVLVVEQGRVLQAGAIDAVFERPASMRVAELLGLHNVGEGWMTAPRQVEIGNGLAIATDDCGAAMPAGQRVMWRISSHAVVISPNGAHTGVVDAVELRRGERYVRLNIAGVRFDIANEDARLREGSPCRVDIDARGVSVWNVS, from the coding sequence GTGGTGAAACAGGCGGTGAAACGGTCCACCGCGCGGCCGCTGCTGTGGCTGGCGGCGCTGCTTGCCGTCTATCTGTGCACCCCGTTTATCGCGAGCGTGCCGCAACTCGGCGCGGCCGATTGGCCGAATGTCGACTGGCAGGCGGTGTGGTCGGCGGTCGGCATCTCGGCGGCGAGTGCCAGTGTGGCCTCGCTCGTAATTCTGCTCGGTGGCGTGCCGCTCGGCTATTTTCTGGCGCGCTCGAGTTCGCGCAAGATGGCGCTGCTCGGCTTCGTCGTGCAGTTGCCGCTCGCCTTGCCGCCGCTCACCAGCGGCGTCCTGCTGCTGTTTCTGCTCGGCCCCTATAGCTGGGTCGGCCAACTCACTAACGGGGCGCTGACCGATTCGTTTGCCGGCATCGTGCTCGCGGAAACCTTCGTCGCCGCGCCCTTCCTGATCATCGCCGCGAAATCGGCGTTCGCCGCCGTGGACCCCGTGCTCGATGACGTGGCCGCAACGCTCGGCCATCATGCGGGCAGCCGCTTCTTCCGTGTGATGTTGCCGGTTGCCTGGCCGGCGATTCGCGCCGGACTTGCGCTCGCATGGTTGCGTGCGTTCGGCGAATTCGGCGCGACTGTGATGGTGGCCTATCACCCGTATTCGCTGCCGGTGTATACGTACGTCGTATTCGGTGGCCAGGGCCTGCCGGCGATGATGCCGCTGCTGCTGCCGACGCTCGCGATTGCGATTGTCTGCGCGGCGCTGTCGATTTATAGCCTTCGGCAAAAAGCCGCGCTCGAACAAACCGAAAACGGCGACGACGCGCTGGAACCCGGCAGGGATCTAACGGCGAGCCGTGGCGAGACGTCCGATCGCCGCCTCGCCTTTCATTTGCAGCGCCAATTGGGCGCGTTCGAACTCGACATAGCGTGGACGCCAGCGACGCGGCGGCTTGCGATCATCGGGCCGTCGGGCTCCGGCAAGTCCCTGGCATTGCGCCTGATTGCAGGGCTTGAGTCCAACGCGTCCTGTTCCGTCCGGCTCGGCGCAACTGACTTGAGCACGCTACCGCCCGAGCGTCGCCAGATCGGCTATATGCCACAAGACTACGGTCTGTTCCCGCACATGACGGTAGCGCAGCAACTCGCGTTTCCCGTCGATGCCGACGCAGCCAGCGCGCGTTACTGGCTCGATCATCTGGGCCTCGCGCAACTGGTGGCGCGCTTGCCGCATCAATTGTCGTTCGGGCAGCGGCAACGTGTGGCGCTGGCACGGGCGCTCACGCGTCATAGCGAATTGTTGCTGTTCGATGAGCCGTTCGCGGCGCTCGATACGCCGCGGCGGCGCCGTTTGCAGCAGTCGCTACGGGCGTTGCAGCGCGAGATTGCGGCGGTGACGATTATCGTCACGCACGATCCCGACGAAGCGGCGCTGCTTGCCGACGAGGTGCTGGTCGTCGAACAGGGGCGCGTACTGCAGGCGGGTGCCATCGATGCGGTGTTCGAACGGCCGGCTTCGATGCGCGTGGCTGAATTGCTCGGCTTGCACAACGTCGGCGAAGGTTGGATGACGGCGCCAAGGCAAGTCGAGATTGGCAATGGATTGGCGATCGCGACGGACGATTGCGGTGCTGCAATGCCTGCCGGGCAACGGGTGATGTGGCGCATCTCTTCCCACGCCGTGGTGATTTCGCCCAACGGCGCTCATACCGGCGTGGTCGACGCGGTCGAGTTACGGCGCGGTGAGCGCTATGTCCGTTTGAATATCGCAGGGGTGCGGTTCGATATCGCGAACGAAGATGCCCGGCTGCGGGAAGGAAGCCCTTGCCGGGTTGATATTGATGCCCGCGGCGTTTCGGTCTGGAATGTGAGCTGA
- a CDS encoding pilus assembly protein CpaE — translation MIDIFLISSCAERAPQIAAHLSESGVVYRLRTAYCTVRQLRMHADAIRSADLLIVDDVDLSARELDGVEEALACSPALNCILVTPAPSTALLTAAMRVGVRHVLPWPLDAGEIAAVLTQIAAKKSAGVRRAGRVVSLASCKGGSGTTLIAVNLAWSLAALRHRRVLLIDLSQQFADASLLMADKPPPVTLADLCSQIDRLDAALLDACVMHVHANLDVLAGAGDPLKAAGLLPAQLEQILMLVRERYDAVLIDIGQSLNSLTIHALDYSDAICMVVRQNPLYLHGGRRMLDIFKELGYPPNRVRVVVNQYDKNARINLATLEQTLGAKVAHQLPRDEKQANEALNRGVPLVTSAHDSALAQGICLLADMLWPAIAEPRKGMLGRLFATRPDVPPRLEPGH, via the coding sequence ATGATCGACATTTTCCTGATTTCGTCCTGCGCGGAGCGTGCGCCGCAGATCGCCGCGCACCTTTCGGAAAGCGGTGTGGTGTATCGCTTGCGCACCGCTTACTGCACGGTGCGGCAGTTGCGCATGCACGCCGACGCAATCAGGAGTGCCGATCTGCTGATCGTCGACGATGTCGATCTGAGCGCGCGCGAACTGGACGGCGTCGAAGAGGCGCTCGCCTGCTCGCCGGCGTTGAATTGCATACTGGTCACGCCGGCGCCGTCCACCGCCTTGCTGACCGCGGCGATGCGCGTCGGCGTGCGCCATGTGTTGCCATGGCCGCTCGATGCTGGCGAGATCGCCGCCGTGCTCACCCAGATCGCCGCGAAAAAAAGCGCGGGCGTGCGCCGTGCCGGGCGGGTTGTCTCGCTTGCCTCGTGCAAGGGCGGCAGCGGCACGACGCTGATTGCCGTGAATCTCGCCTGGTCGCTTGCCGCATTGCGCCACCGGCGCGTGTTGCTGATCGATCTCAGCCAGCAATTCGCCGATGCCAGCCTGCTCATGGCCGACAAGCCGCCGCCCGTGACGCTTGCCGATCTGTGCTCGCAGATCGACCGCCTCGACGCCGCGTTGCTGGACGCCTGTGTGATGCATGTCCACGCGAACCTCGACGTGCTGGCGGGCGCCGGCGACCCGCTCAAGGCCGCCGGGTTGCTGCCCGCGCAGTTGGAGCAAATTCTCATGCTGGTGCGCGAGCGGTATGACGCGGTGCTGATCGACATCGGCCAGAGCCTCAATTCACTGACGATCCACGCACTCGATTACAGCGATGCAATCTGTATGGTGGTGCGGCAAAACCCGCTTTACCTGCACGGCGGGCGCCGGATGCTGGATATTTTCAAGGAACTGGGTTATCCGCCCAACAGGGTGCGGGTCGTGGTGAATCAATACGACAAGAACGCGCGCATCAACTTGGCGACGCTCGAACAAACCCTCGGCGCGAAGGTCGCGCACCAGCTTCCGCGTGACGAAAAGCAGGCCAACGAGGCGCTCAACCGCGGCGTGCCGCTCGTCACCTCCGCCCACGACAGCGCGCTGGCGCAAGGCATCTGCCTGCTCGCCGACATGCTGTGGCCGGCCATCGCCGAGCCCCGCAAAGGCATGCTCGGCCGCCTGTTCGCGACGCGGCCGGACGTGCCGCCCCGGCTGGAACCCGGTCACTGA